In Hahella sp. HNIBRBA332, the genomic window CTCTCTCGCCGGCCCCCTGTTGCGTGCTTATGGAAGCCGTATCTGGTCTCAGACTTCGGACACCTGCGCCAATAGCTCAATGCCGGACTCCGTCGCCGCAACGGGGTGCGTGGAGTTTCGCGGCGCACCGCATCAGTTGGCGGAAAAGTTACTGAAAACCGTAGAGCTTGAGGAGCTGGCGAAGCGCAAGCGCGGCCTGGCCTGACGTTCCCTAACCCGGTCTGTTAAGCTAGACTCAGACTGAAGCTCTATCGGCTTGGACCTGCGGCTGGTCCAGAGATGATATTCGCGCCCGCCGTGAGACAGGCGCCGGTAAGACAAACGATTTCGAGGATAGATTCATGGTGGAGCAAACCTCCGGACAGATCTCCTGTTTACTGATTCCCGTACAGGGAAAGAACTTGCTATTACCCAACGCCAGCATCGCTGAAATCGTTGACTATCAGGCGCCGGAGCCCGTTGAAGACGGTGCGGACTGGTTTCTGGGCTACATTCGCTGGCGCGGCCTGCGTCTGCCTCTGGTGTCTTATGACAAGGCCAACAAATCCGCCACAGGCGCGCAATCCGCCCATACCCGGATCGCTGTCACCAACACGATTGGCGACAAACACAAACTACTGCCATTTATGGCGTTCGTGACCCAGGGTCTGCCTCGTTTGATGAAGGTGCGGAGCGAGGAAGTCAGCGCCCATGAAAAAGCCGAGCTGGGCCCTATGGATAAAATGATGGTGAAGGTTAGCGGCGAAGAGGCCATTATTCCCTCTCTGGAACAAATGGAGCTGCTCGCGCTACAGGCGGTTTCCGCACGCTGATCGATTTACCGGGGCGCTCATGCGCCCCAGTCGTTCGTATATCAAAGCTCAGCTTTCCTTATCTGAAAGATAGTGCCTCCGCCCCCAGCCTTTCAATTCATCCAGTTTCCGCAATCGATCCGCCATGTCGTTCAGTGTTGCGCTGATCGCCGCCTCCCCTTTCAACATCGCTGGCAGCTTATAAGTAAATAATCCCCAGAAGCGCTTCATTTCCGGCACATCCGGCATCAGCTCTCCTTTTTCAGCGGATACAAATGTGTGACGGATCAAAGGATCGGCGGAAAGCTCTTTCATTAGCTGAACATTGGCTACCGCGCCCAAGGGCTTGTCTGTATTCACTTTCTTTAGCCCCTCATAAGTCAGCAGATAGTCTTCCAGAAAGCGCTGGGCGGCTTCTTTGTTTCTTCCCGCGGAATTAATTCCCGCAGCCAGAACGCCAACAAAAGGACGCCCTGGGTGCTCCACCGTCAGCCCGGGAATGTAGTCCACACCAAAGTTGACTCCCGCATCGCGGATCTCACGCCACGACCAGGGACCATTGATGATCATCGCCACCTCGCTTTTCTTGAAACCACTCATCATCGAACCATAATCTGCAGTCTTTTCCAGTACGCCCTGATCCAGCAATTGCTTGATTGCTTGCACAGCGTCAACTGAACCGCGACTGTCAAAGCCGACGTCCGCCAGATTGTATACGCCATCTGCCTTGCCAAAGCTGTAGCCGCCAGCGCCAGCGATAAAAGGCCAACTGAAGTAAGTATTCTTATAGTCCCACTCAATGGCTTTTTTACCTTGCTTACGCAGGTCGCGATCCAGCGCTATGACATCCTGTAGCGTACGAGGCGGCGTTTTCACCAGCGCCTTGTTATAGATCAGACTCACCGCTTCTATGGCGATGGGAAAGCCGTATATATCATCGCCAACCGTCAGCGCCCGCCAAGTGAAAGGCGCTACGCTGTCGCGCATCTTTTGAGAGGGAGTAACCGGCTCCAGAAAGCCGTCATTGATCCAGGGACCAAAACGCTCATGGGCCCATATGACAATATCCGGACCTTGCGCCGTAGGGGCGAGGCGGTCGAATTGAACGGTGAGATCGTCCGGCGTCTCCACCTTCACTTTCATGCCAGTGGCGGCGGTGAATGCGGCGCCGGCTTCGGCGACGCCTTTTGAGCCTTTGTCGGCTCCTATCCAGACAATGAGAGAGTCTTTTTCAAACGCGCAGGCGAAAGCGCTGACCAAGCATAACGCCAGTGTGAAAAGGTTCTTTAGCGCTGACATTCTTATTTTACCTCTGAAGTCTCACGGGGTTCGAAGTCTCGACCCGAGGACTCAGCGCGACCTTCCTGGCAATCCGGCATGCGCCGGTTTCATTCCGCCCTGATTTATTTTTGTAATGCAGATGTCGACAAGCGCCTGCCAAACATCCAGCAAAGGATTATGGACCCTAACCGGCGGTTTTGCATACAAGTAACCTTATAAAAACGCGAAATTTTGCCGCTTTGGCGACCTGTTTCACGCCAGATGCCGCTATAAGCGCCGTTGACGGTTTCAGCGCAAGCTCAATTGTTATAACATTACATTTCTTACGCCTCCGCCGACAACGGCGCTAACGCCTGCATTGCAACTCTTGCGGAATCATTATGAACAGCCAACCTGACAACGCCGTGTTTCAGCAACATAATCACGCCTCCTGCATTCATGACGCGCTGATTACCGCCAAGAGACTCTGTAAAGAACGCGGTCTGAGACTGACTGACACACGTTTGCGGGTGCTGGAGCTGATCTGGCAATCTCACAAGCCCATCGGCGCCTACGACATCCTTGCTCAGTTTGGGCAGGAAGGCCGTAACTCCGCGCCGCCAACCGTATATCGGGCGCTGGAGTTCCTGCAGGAAAATGGCCTGGTGCATCGCATCGCGTCACTGAACGCCTTCATGGGCTGCGTTTGTCCCCAGGAAGGCCACCAGGGCGGCTTTTTGATTTGCAAACAGTGCAAGCGCGCCCAGGAAATTACTGAGGACGCGCTGCGCAAGCAGTTGTTGAGCCTGGCGCAGGAACAGGATTTTGAAGTGGAAAGTATGACGCTGGAAATCAGCGGCCTGTGTACTGCCTGCAGGACAGCCCAATGAACGCGCCGCCATTGATTCGCCTGCAAGACGTCACCGTCGAAATTCAGGGTCGCACGCTAATAGAGAACGTCACGTTCGATATTAATCCCGGCGAAATCATCACGGTCATCGGCCCCAATGGCGCCGGCAAGTCCACCCTGGCCAAAGCGCTCTTGGGCATACAGACGTTGAGCCGCGGGGAAGTGTTGCGCCGTCCCGGCCTGAGAATCGGGTATATGCCGCAACGCTTTCATATCGATGCTTCTTTGCCTCTTACCGTCAAACGGTTTCTACAGTTGGCGCACAACCCTCAGCGCTGGCGCGAAGCCCTGCAACGAGTGGAAATGGAGCATGTCGCCAAACAACCCATGCACACCTTATCTGGCGGCGAACTGCAACGGGTGTTGCTGGCGCGTGCGTTGCAGCGGGCGCCGGACTTATTGGTGCTGGATGAACCCGCGCAAGGAGTGGACGTTACCGGCCAGGCGGAGCTGTACCGCCTTATCCGCTCGCTTCGGGATGAACTGCACTGCGGCGCGCTGCTGGTTTCTCACGATCTGCACTTGGTGATGGCCTCTACCGATCAGGTGCTGTGCCTGAACCGGCATATCTGCTGCGCCGGACATCCAGAAAAAGTGTCCAACGAGCCCGCCTTCATTAACCTGTTCGGAACCCAGGCGGCGCGCTCGCTGGCGGTCTACCACCACCATCACGACCATCACCACCATGCCGACGGCACCGTCGCCGCAGGCAGCGAATGCTCTCACGGCGGCCAACATGCTTGATATCCTCATTCCCGCCCTGTTGGGGGGCATTGGCCTGGCTTTTATCACCGGCCCCCTGGGCTGCTTTGTAGTGTGGCGACGCATGTCCTATTTCGGCGACACCTTGTCCCACTCGGCCCTGATGGGCGTCGCTTTGGGATTAATGCTGGAGGTGAACGTCAGCCTCGCCATCACCGCCGGATGCGTATTGATGGGCCTGACGCTGGCCCTGATGCAGAGGCAAAAACACATCGCTACCGACACACTGCTGGGTATCCTGGCGCATAGCTCCTTGTCCTTGGGACTGGTGGCGCTGAGCTTTATGCGGGATCAGCAAGTGGACCTGATGAGTTACCTGTTCGGCGACCTGTTGGCGCTCAATTACCAGGATGTCATTTGGATTTTCGCCGGGGCGGTGGTCGCCATCATCATGCTCAAGCTGCTGTGGCGCTCCCTGCTGATGATGACATTGAACGAGGATCTCGCGGCAGTAGAGGGCTACAACGTACTGCGCACCCAGTTATTGTTGATGCTGATGATGTCCCTGGTCATCGCTCTCGCCATGAAAGTCGTCGGTGTACTGCTGGTGACTTCCTTGCTGATCATCCCGGCCGCTGCGGCCCGGCCTTTCAGCGATACGCCAGAAAAAATGGCGGCGCTCGCCATCGCCAGCGGCGTCTTCGCAGTCGTGGCAGGACTAAGCCTGTCCTGGTGGTGGGACACTCCCGCCGGGCCATCCGTCGTCGTCGCGGCATTCGTCCTGTTTCTAAGCAGCATGGGCGCGCATCGTCTACGCCCCGCTTGATCCAAGGCAAAAACCGGCGAACATTGCGTTTCGCCGGCCGCCTTTCACGGTTGCTTTCACTGCCTCAACTCCTTACTGTGATCATTCCACAAGCAGTCCCCGGATCCAACCAGGACGCGCTCCTGCGTTTCGCGTCGTGTTTTAACGTCTACTAAAACAAAGAGGCTAACGTGGACGACAGCTCTTTATTTGCGGAATCAAAGGCAATTGACCGCCTATTGCATGCGTTTATCGGGTACGGTACTGGCGGCAACTCTCCCGCCGCTTTCATTCAGGCATACACAGACTGGGTCAGTCACGCGGTGATGGCGCCCGGTAAGCAGGCCGAACTGGCGAAGAACATCTCCCGCAACCTGCTGCGTTATGGCGTCTATTGCTCCCGCGCCATCGCCAACCAGAACCCGGAACCGGTCATCGAACCCCTTCCTCAGGATATCCGCTTTCGCAACGAGGAATGGGGACACTTTCCCTTTAACCTGGCCTACCAATGGTTCCTGCTTTATGAACAGTGGTGGCACTACGCAACCACGGATATTCCCGGCGTGTCGCCCCGCAACGAAAATATCGTCTCGTTTTGCGCGCGCCAGTTATTGGATTTAATGTCTCCATCCAATATTCCCTGGTTGAATCCAGAGGTCATTAAGAAAACCCAGGAAACCGGCGGCAAAAATTTACTCGACGGCTTGGAGAACTGGCGCGAAGACGCCCAGCGTCTGCTCAATGGCGACCCGCCTGTCGGTTCGGAAAATTATAAGGTTGGCGAAAACCTCGCCATTACTCCGGGCAAAGTGATCTATCGCAATCGCCTGATAGAGCTGATTCAGTACTCGCCTACGACAGAGAGCACGTACAAAGAACCGGTGCTTATTGTTCCTGCGTGGATCATGAAGTACTACATTCTCGACCTGTCGCCGCATAACTCCCTGACTCGCTATCTGGTGGAGCAAGGCCATACGGTGTTTATGATTTCCTGGCTGAATCCAGATGGCAAAGATCGCAATCTCGGCATGCAGGATTATCTGCGTCTCGGCGTGATGGAGGCGCTGGACGCGATCTCCGCCATCGTTCCCGACGCCCCGCCAATGCATGGCGTCGGCTATTGTCTCGGCGGCACCCTGCTCAGCATCGCCGCCGCCGCGATGGCGAGAGATGAAGATAAACGGCTCGCCACCATCAGTCTTTTCGCTGCGCAAACAGACTTCAAAGAAGCCGGCGAACTGATGCTGTTCATCAATGAAAGTCAGCTCACCTTCCTGGAAGACCTGATGTGGGAGCAAGGCTATCTGGACGCCACGCAAATGTCCGGCGCCTTCATGATGCTGCGCTCCAAGGATCTGCTTTGGTCGCGCATCGTGCGCGAATACATGCTGGGCGAACGCAGCAGCATGAACGACCTGATGGCCTGGAACGCGGATACCACCCGCATGCCCTATCGCATGCATTCACAGTATCTGCGCAGTCTGTTTCTGAATAACGACCTCGCCGAAGGCCGTTTTGAAGTGGACGACAGTCCAATATTCTTGCGCGATATTCGCATTCCCATCTTCGCCGTCGGCGCCACCAAAGATCATGTCGCGCCCTGGAAATCCGTTTATAAAATCCGCCGCCTCACCAGTTCCGCGGAGATTACTTTTTTACTGACCAGCGGCGGCCACAACGCCGGCATCATCAGCGAACCTGGTCATCCAAGGCGCAGTTATCAAATCAACACCCGATACGGTCAGGACCGCAATTACAGTCCTGACGACTGGCTTAATATCGCAACTCGCCATGACGGCTCCTGGTGGCCGGCCTGGAGCCAGTGGCTGCGGGATCACAGCAGCACCGAGCAGACCTCCCCTCCGCCGCTTGGCGCGCCGGATTCCGATTATCCGCAACTTTGTGACGCACCGGGCACTTATGTATATCAAAGATAAAGGCTTTCAGGCTTCCGCTTGATGCGGATAATGGGGAACTCTATAGTTACCGACTGTCACGAATATGGAGTACGCTTTCAGCGGAAGTAGGTTGGTAACCGCCTGGGGGCGGCAATTATCCGGAGGATTCAATGCAGTCCCGCAATATGTACGGGTTTTTACTTTCTCTGCCATCACTCCTGGCGCTATTGGTGGGGTTGTCGCTAACGGCGGCGATGTCCTATTTTTCCAATAAGCAGCAAGAAAAAGACGCTCATGCGCGTTTTGTCCAGGAAGCGCAGTTCATTGCGCAAACGGTGCGCCGCACATTCGAACAGAATCGCGCCGCCGCGGAGTTATGGTTTACCATGTGTAGCGCTCGTCCCGAGTCGGAAGACGCGGCCACTGACGCCACACGAGTGTTTTTGCAGGGATTTCCCAACATCAGCACCATTGAGCACTTGGTTATCGCCAAATCCGCCGATGATGGCCGTCGTTTCAGCGTAACAGACATCAACAGCCTGCAATCTCTGACGCTCAACGACATCAAGCGCGTCACCGAATTGCCCGAACTTCAACCCGCCTTCGACGAAGCATGGCGCAGCGGGGAGACCATCGCTACGCCGGTGACCCGCATCAACTCCCAGAATCCCGCCTATCGCGGCGAAGTTCGTTATATCCGTCGGGTCGATGATATGCTCATCGCCATCAGCTTCGATCTGGAGCATAGTCTGAAAACCGCGGTCGCCGACTATAAACCGGAGGGCTTCACCCTATCCGTGTTTGACTTGATGCGCTACGCCAGCGACCCGCTGGTGAAACTGGTGTTACCGTCGGACGGAGAGGAGAATATAAAGAAACGCAAATCCTGGCTGTACAGCGATACGTTGGATCTGCCAGAACGGCAATGGCTGTTGCGCATTACGCCCAATCAGGCCTTCCATGATCAAACCAATAACCGTTACACCGTCACCCTGTTCATCTCCGGCGCCATCATCAGCATTCTGTTGTCATTACTGCTCGCCCGTCCCACACGGAAGAGTGGCGAGACCAATAGCGAAGCGGAAGGGTTTTAGAAGGCTAAGTCTGATGACGCCAGCTATTGCTGACTGCGATAGCTGGCGGGACTTTCCCCGGTCCAGCGCTTAAACGCGCGGCTGAAAGCACTCAGCTCGGAAAACCCCAGTAGAAAGGCGATTTCACTGAGGGAATACTTGCCTTTTTGCAAATAGTCCAAGGCTTTATCCTTACGCACCTGCTCCACTAGCTCCTGAAAGGACACGCCTTCCTGTTTCAGCTTGCGGTACAGGGTATGGCGCGACATGTTCATTTTCTCCGCCACTTTTTCCGCTTCGATATCGCCACGGGACAGGCGTTTGGCCACAATCGCCTTCACTTTGTGCGACACCGTGCGGCGCAGAGACAGCTTTTGCAGCAGCGCCTCCACCTGGCGAGTCAGCGCCTGATGCAGGTAGGGATTACGCTGGGGCAGTTCAAAGGTAAGAAAGTCTTTATTGAAGGCGAGAGAGCAACAGGGCTGGCCGAAGCTCACCGGGCATTGAAAGATGCGCTCGTATTCAGAGACATACTCAGGCTCAGGGTGGGAAAAGCCCACTTTGGTCAGGTAGATCTTCTCGCTGACAAAACGCCGCGCCCTGGTCACCGACAAGGCCAGCATTCGATCCATACCCGCACGGTGATAATACTCAGGACGTTCACAGTGGTACTCAATTACCGCATCATCGCCCTGCAGGTGAAATTCGGTACGCACGCCTTCGTTCACTAGCGCAGACAGACGCACGTACTGCTTTAAGCCCTGCTCCAGGGTGCGGTTGTTGAAGATGATGTGTCCGATCACCCCCATGCGGCGCGAATCAACCCACTCTCCGACATGCAGACCAACGGCAGGATCTTGCAAGGTTTCTTCAGCACGCGACCACAACAGATTATAAGCCGGTAATGGGACACGATAGTCCTGATCCTCCAGCATGGAGAGATCCAGCTCAGCCTCAAGCGCCAACGCATTGATATCCATCCCACGCTCAGCAAGCCAAAAGCAAAGCGCTTTAACGGTGGAACCGGCGACAGTGGGCTGATCCATATCAACTAATCTCAACCAATTAAATGGGACTGTTAATTATTATTAGCGGCCAATATAACAATCATCCACGTATGGCGGTAAGAGTCGGGGGCGTTTTTTCCGCAACAATGCAGACGCTGTAGCAATTACAGAAGAAGCCGACCATAGCTGCGCAAAGTTGCAACAGAATGTCAAAACCTTAACACAGGCAGTCAAGCCGACATTGCTTCACCTTGATAATATAGATCCCGTAAACGTGAAGCAGTAGCCATCGTTTAACTGTGTTTTCAGGCCCTAGAGAACCGACTCAGGCCACTTGACTTAGGGAGAGACAAGTATGATGTATGATGAAAATTGGAAAGTCTGTGTTCCAAATACTGACCAAGAGCAAGCAAATTTTGCAGCGTTGGATGAGTATCTCAACAGCATCTACTACTGTTGACCCTTTGGACTCCAGCCTGATGAAAGTGCACAATTCCTGCCGCGAAATTTATTTCGCGGTTTTTTTTGTCCTGAATAAAGCACGTCCCTGATTTTCCGTCTTCCCCTTCGTAACTATCGCCCCCTCTTTCCAGGCTAGTTCGCCGCCCAATCTCCTTAACTAAATTTATCTTTAGCCCTTAGTATCATTTTGCTATGTTGCTGAGCAGCAACTACTTTTAGGATTAGGGAGAAAATCATGTCGATAAGCAGATTTCTTGTACTCAGCGTTCTGGCCATGCCGGCGTTCGCTGCAGAGCAAACCAATTACGATCGCATTCAACTCTCCACAGAAGCCAAGGGCGAACTGGAGAACGACATCATGCGCGTCGTACTACACTCCCAATCACAGCAGAAAACCGCGCAGCAAGCGGCGGATGATGTAAACAAAGCCATGCGTTGGGCGCTGGATGAAGTAAAATCCGCTAAAAGCGTGAAGTATCAGACTCAGGACTACCGCACGGATCCCCGCTACAAAGAGCAAAAAATCGTAGCCTGGAACGCGGAGCAGTCTCTGAAACTAGAAAGTAAAGACATTGAAGCTCTGTCTGGTCTCATTGGCGAGCTACAAGAGCGGTTAAAGGTGCAGAACGTGGAGTTCGACGCCTCAGACGCCCTGAAAGCAGCCAAAGAAAATGAGCTGATCGGCGAAGCGCTGAAATCATTTGGCGAGCGCGCCAAACTGATTACCTCCCAGTTGGGCGCCCAGAGCTACAAAATCGTAAACATGAATATTTCAAGCAGCGGCCCTGTTTACTATGCGCGCCAAGAAATGCGCAGCTTCGGCGCAGCTAAAATGGCCGAAATGGCTACGCCAGCCGTAGCAGCAGGCACGCAAACGGTCACCATGACCGTCAACGGCGAAATCGAACTGGTGCGATAACGCCAGGCGAACTTCGGACGCCGCCGCAGCTTGAAAACAGTCAGGATGTGCAACAATGGCGGTTAAGTCCAAACCTTTTGAGTTTCTCGGCGCGCAAGTCGCGCCGGGACATCGTCAACAATTCGAGCTCCCCGTCGGACAGCTCTACACCCAGACAGACGTCTCCATTCCTGTGGAAGTGGTGCATGGCAAATCC contains:
- a CDS encoding alpha/beta hydrolase, with protein sequence MDDSSLFAESKAIDRLLHAFIGYGTGGNSPAAFIQAYTDWVSHAVMAPGKQAELAKNISRNLLRYGVYCSRAIANQNPEPVIEPLPQDIRFRNEEWGHFPFNLAYQWFLLYEQWWHYATTDIPGVSPRNENIVSFCARQLLDLMSPSNIPWLNPEVIKKTQETGGKNLLDGLENWREDAQRLLNGDPPVGSENYKVGENLAITPGKVIYRNRLIELIQYSPTTESTYKEPVLIVPAWIMKYYILDLSPHNSLTRYLVEQGHTVFMISWLNPDGKDRNLGMQDYLRLGVMEALDAISAIVPDAPPMHGVGYCLGGTLLSIAAAAMARDEDKRLATISLFAAQTDFKEAGELMLFINESQLTFLEDLMWEQGYLDATQMSGAFMMLRSKDLLWSRIVREYMLGERSSMNDLMAWNADTTRMPYRMHSQYLRSLFLNNDLAEGRFEVDDSPIFLRDIRIPIFAVGATKDHVAPWKSVYKIRRLTSSAEITFLLTSGGHNAGIISEPGHPRRSYQINTRYGQDRNYSPDDWLNIATRHDGSWWPAWSQWLRDHSSTEQTSPPPLGAPDSDYPQLCDAPGTYVYQR
- a CDS encoding chemotaxis protein CheW, which translates into the protein MVEQTSGQISCLLIPVQGKNLLLPNASIAEIVDYQAPEPVEDGADWFLGYIRWRGLRLPLVSYDKANKSATGAQSAHTRIAVTNTIGDKHKLLPFMAFVTQGLPRLMKVRSEEVSAHEKAELGPMDKMMVKVSGEEAIIPSLEQMELLALQAVSAR
- the znuB gene encoding zinc ABC transporter permease subunit ZnuB — encoded protein: MLDILIPALLGGIGLAFITGPLGCFVVWRRMSYFGDTLSHSALMGVALGLMLEVNVSLAITAGCVLMGLTLALMQRQKHIATDTLLGILAHSSLSLGLVALSFMRDQQVDLMSYLFGDLLALNYQDVIWIFAGAVVAIIMLKLLWRSLLMMTLNEDLAAVEGYNVLRTQLLLMLMMSLVIALAMKVVGVLLVTSLLIIPAAAARPFSDTPEKMAALAIASGVFAVVAGLSLSWWWDTPAGPSVVVAAFVLFLSSMGAHRLRPA
- a CDS encoding AraC family transcriptional regulator; this translates as MDQPTVAGSTVKALCFWLAERGMDINALALEAELDLSMLEDQDYRVPLPAYNLLWSRAEETLQDPAVGLHVGEWVDSRRMGVIGHIIFNNRTLEQGLKQYVRLSALVNEGVRTEFHLQGDDAVIEYHCERPEYYHRAGMDRMLALSVTRARRFVSEKIYLTKVGFSHPEPEYVSEYERIFQCPVSFGQPCCSLAFNKDFLTFELPQRNPYLHQALTRQVEALLQKLSLRRTVSHKVKAIVAKRLSRGDIEAEKVAEKMNMSRHTLYRKLKQEGVSFQELVEQVRKDKALDYLQKGKYSLSEIAFLLGFSELSAFSRAFKRWTGESPASYRSQQ
- a CDS encoding Fur family transcriptional regulator, with amino-acid sequence MNSQPDNAVFQQHNHASCIHDALITAKRLCKERGLRLTDTRLRVLELIWQSHKPIGAYDILAQFGQEGRNSAPPTVYRALEFLQENGLVHRIASLNAFMGCVCPQEGHQGGFLICKQCKRAQEITEDALRKQLLSLAQEQDFEVESMTLEISGLCTACRTAQ
- the znuC gene encoding zinc ABC transporter ATP-binding protein ZnuC is translated as MNAPPLIRLQDVTVEIQGRTLIENVTFDINPGEIITVIGPNGAGKSTLAKALLGIQTLSRGEVLRRPGLRIGYMPQRFHIDASLPLTVKRFLQLAHNPQRWREALQRVEMEHVAKQPMHTLSGGELQRVLLARALQRAPDLLVLDEPAQGVDVTGQAELYRLIRSLRDELHCGALLVSHDLHLVMASTDQVLCLNRHICCAGHPEKVSNEPAFINLFGTQAARSLAVYHHHHDHHHHADGTVAAGSECSHGGQHA
- the malE gene encoding maltose/maltodextrin ABC transporter substrate-binding protein MalE — translated: MSALKNLFTLALCLVSAFACAFEKDSLIVWIGADKGSKGVAEAGAAFTAATGMKVKVETPDDLTVQFDRLAPTAQGPDIVIWAHERFGPWINDGFLEPVTPSQKMRDSVAPFTWRALTVGDDIYGFPIAIEAVSLIYNKALVKTPPRTLQDVIALDRDLRKQGKKAIEWDYKNTYFSWPFIAGAGGYSFGKADGVYNLADVGFDSRGSVDAVQAIKQLLDQGVLEKTADYGSMMSGFKKSEVAMIINGPWSWREIRDAGVNFGVDYIPGLTVEHPGRPFVGVLAAGINSAGRNKEAAQRFLEDYLLTYEGLKKVNTDKPLGAVANVQLMKELSADPLIRHTFVSAEKGELMPDVPEMKRFWGLFTYKLPAMLKGEAAISATLNDMADRLRKLDELKGWGRRHYLSDKES
- a CDS encoding SIMPL domain-containing protein (The SIMPL domain is named for its presence in mouse protein SIMPL (signalling molecule that associates with mouse pelle-like kinase). Bacterial member BP26, from Brucella, was shown to assemble into a channel-like structure, while YggE from E. coli has been associated with resistance to oxidative stress.), with product MSISRFLVLSVLAMPAFAAEQTNYDRIQLSTEAKGELENDIMRVVLHSQSQQKTAQQAADDVNKAMRWALDEVKSAKSVKYQTQDYRTDPRYKEQKIVAWNAEQSLKLESKDIEALSGLIGELQERLKVQNVEFDASDALKAAKENELIGEALKSFGERAKLITSQLGAQSYKIVNMNISSSGPVYYARQEMRSFGAAKMAEMATPAVAAGTQTVTMTVNGEIELVR